A stretch of the Argentina anserina chromosome 6, drPotAnse1.1, whole genome shotgun sequence genome encodes the following:
- the LOC126797810 gene encoding peroxidase P7-like: protein MASAAPSLFVTATLLVFILGFRSTANAQLSPTFYSKTCPTLLSVVRSAMSQAVAKEPRMGASILRLFFHDCFVNGCDGSILLDDTASFTGEKNAFPNQNSARGYEVIDTIKTRVEAACNATVSCADILALAARDGVVLLGGTSWTVPLGRRDARTASQSDANSNLPSPFADLAALISSFTAKGLTDQDMTVLSGAHTIGQAQCSSFRTRIYNEANIDSSFATTRKATCPASSNSGSANLAPFDITTNTFDNDYYKQLVGRRGLLHSDQQLFNNGSQDALVRTYSTNAATFNRDFAAAMVKMSRISPLLGTNGEIRKNCRLVN, encoded by the exons ATGGCCTCAGCTGCACCATCATTGTTTGTTACTGCAACCCTTCTGGTGTTCATCTTAGGGTTCCGCAGTACTGCAAATGCCCAGCTCTCTCCCACCTTCTACTCAAAGACGTGCCCAACTCTTTTAAGCGTAGTTCGCTCTGCCATGAGTCAAGCTGTTGCTAAAGAACCTCGCATGGGTGCCTCCATTCTTCGCTTGTTCTTCCACGACTGCTTTGTCAAT GGCTGCGACGGTTCAATTCTGCTGGATGACACTGCTTCCTTTACAGGCGAGAAAAATGCATTCCCAAACCAGAACTCTGCGAGGGGTTACGAAGTCATTGATACCATTAAAACTCGAGTGGAAGCAGCTTGTAATGCTACAGTTTCTTGTGCGGATATTTTAGCTCTTGCCGCACGAGATGGAGTTGTATTG CTTGGAGGAACCTCATGGACTGTGCCACTAGGTCGCAGAGATGCAAGAACGGCAAGCCAAAGCGACGCCAACAGCAACCTCCCATCGCCGTTCGCAGACCTTGCAGCTCTCATCTCAAGCTTCACTGCCAAAGGATTAACCGACCAGGACATGACCGTGCTCTCTGGGGCTCATACAATAGGCCAAGCACAGTGCTCTTCCTTCAGGACTCGCATCTACAACGAGGCCAACATTGACTCAAGCTTTGCCACCACCCGCAAGGCTACTTGCCCAGCTAGTTCGAATTCTGGTAGCGCTAACTTGGCTCCATTCGACATTACAACGAATACCTTTGATAATGACTACTACAAGCAGCTTGTGGGACGTCGAGGGCTTCTTCATTCCGATCAGCAGTTGTTTAATAATGGATCTCAGGATGCGTTGGTTAGAACTTATAGTACTAATGCTGCTACATTTAATAGGGATTTTGCTGCGGCCATGGTGAAGATGAGCCGGATTAGTCCTCTTCTTGGGACCAACGGAGAGATCAGGAAGAATTGCAGACTAGTCAATTAA